In a single window of the Nitrospira sp. MA-1 genome:
- a CDS encoding Spy/CpxP family protein refolding chaperone, translating to MTRSNNREKDEYHEFSFGVIFNFKKGDLSMQGFKNFMMVVGLVALVTWGTGSLAGADPESEHNPHGKQPHAGMGYGNGDHEGMGRHGGLSTLAMKEQLGLSDEQVNQLRPLELEYRKTMIQNGADLRVAMMDLGMFTDAKKTDRAAIAGKVDEISLLQKKMMVYRVEVLLKVKEVLSPEQYEQFRSRLRVQMEGMAHHGGGKQDVEEHHGKYPGKSHGHDGEIEKNHP from the coding sequence ATGACCCGAAGTAATAACCGTGAGAAAGACGAATATCATGAGTTCTCGTTTGGTGTAATCTTTAATTTCAAGAAAGGGGATTTGAGTATGCAGGGTTTCAAAAACTTCATGATGGTCGTGGGATTGGTGGCTCTTGTCACGTGGGGGACGGGCAGCTTGGCTGGAGCTGACCCCGAGAGTGAGCACAATCCCCATGGGAAGCAGCCTCATGCGGGAATGGGGTATGGGAATGGCGATCATGAGGGTATGGGTCGGCATGGCGGTCTTTCAACCTTGGCCATGAAGGAGCAGTTGGGTCTTTCCGATGAACAGGTGAATCAGTTGCGTCCGCTCGAGCTGGAGTATCGGAAGACCATGATTCAGAATGGGGCCGATTTACGGGTTGCCATGATGGATTTGGGGATGTTCACGGATGCGAAGAAAACGGACAGGGCCGCGATTGCCGGCAAGGTCGATGAAATTAGCCTGTTGCAAAAAAAGATGATGGTGTATCGTGTTGAGGTTCTTCTAAAAGTTAAAGAGGTGTTGTCTCCAGAGCAATATGAGCAATTCCGGTCACGGCTGCGTGTGCAAATGGAGGGGATGGCGCACCATGGAGGGGGAAAACAAGACGTAGAAGAACACCATGGCAAGTATCCAGGCAAATCTCATGGCCATGATGGTGAGATTGAGAAAAACCATCCCTGA
- the lipA gene encoding lipoyl synthase has protein sequence MTFIPTSEISSVSSSAKPSRRRNLPPWFKVRFRPGPHYQEIRQLMDTHRLHTICEEARCPNIWECWNNRTATFLILGDICTRRCHYCSVTTGRPSAVDREEPQRVADAVKLLKLRHAVVTSVNRDDLPDGGATLFAETIQRIRHDNPACTVEVLIPDFQGEQTDLERVMQANPDILNHNIETIPRLFPSIRPQGKYQRSLRILQWAKTMGGRTKSGLMAGLGESNDEIRQVMRDLREVDCDILTIGQYLQPTLQHAAVSRYYTPEEFEEFKQEGMALGFQHVESGPLVRSSYHAEEQTHGRSCP, from the coding sequence ATGACATTCATCCCTACTTCAGAAATTTCGTCCGTCTCTTCTTCCGCAAAGCCCTCCCGAAGAAGAAACCTTCCTCCCTGGTTCAAAGTCCGTTTCCGGCCTGGACCCCATTACCAGGAAATCCGTCAACTGATGGATACGCATCGACTGCATACCATTTGTGAAGAGGCACGATGCCCGAATATTTGGGAATGTTGGAATAATCGGACGGCCACGTTTCTCATCCTTGGAGATATTTGCACCAGGCGTTGCCATTACTGCTCGGTGACCACGGGACGCCCGTCCGCAGTGGATCGGGAAGAGCCTCAGCGGGTGGCGGATGCCGTTAAACTCCTAAAACTCCGGCATGCAGTGGTAACCTCGGTCAATCGGGACGATCTCCCCGATGGAGGGGCCACATTGTTTGCGGAGACCATTCAACGAATCCGACATGACAATCCGGCCTGCACCGTGGAAGTGTTGATCCCTGATTTTCAGGGCGAGCAGACTGATCTGGAAAGAGTCATGCAGGCCAATCCGGATATTTTGAACCATAATATTGAGACCATCCCTCGTCTCTTCCCTTCAATTCGTCCACAGGGGAAATACCAGCGATCGCTCCGGATTCTTCAATGGGCCAAAACCATGGGAGGGCGAACTAAATCCGGACTGATGGCAGGGTTAGGGGAATCAAACGATGAAATCCGGCAGGTAATGCGGGATCTTCGGGAAGTAGATTGTGACATTCTGACCATCGGCCAATACCTTCAGCCGACTCTTCAGCATGCGGCGGTTTCGCGATACTATACTCCAGAGGAATTTGAAGAATTCAAACAGGAAGGAATGGCCTTAGGATTTCAGCATGTAGAATCCGGCCCGCTTGTTCGAAGCTCTTACCACGCAGAAGAGCAAACACACGGCAGATCCTGCCCCTAA
- a CDS encoding HDOD domain-containing protein, with protein sequence MNTVIANYGNILVGRQPILGPNLKTIGYEVLYRNCESDSAIIHNEEIATAQVLLNTYLDIGLEHVVGTHLAFLNIPKQFLLDRYCEALPKNRVVLEILETVEPTQQVIEAIASLSQQGYTIALDDFVFHDRFRPFLELADIVKIDVLGKSSEQLQQETRQIRDYRARLLAEKVETREAFEACKQLGMFYFQGFFFYRPDIIRGREIPGNRIALLELLGKIQDPNISFECLVEFIRNDLSLSYKILRYVNSASVGLPRRVESIEQAACMVGIDRIRTWASLIVMAIGKDQPMEMLVIALVRAKMCERLGQQLGADSPEKYFTMGLLSVLEALYGSSMEKLVGTLPLPDDILEALILEKGPMGAALSSVKAYEKGQWLELKKLQLPPSAIREYYVEAIDWANHFSPMIVEPA encoded by the coding sequence ATGAACACCGTCATTGCCAATTACGGGAATATTCTCGTCGGTCGCCAACCAATTTTAGGCCCGAATCTGAAAACCATTGGCTATGAGGTCTTGTATCGAAACTGTGAATCCGACTCAGCCATTATCCATAATGAAGAAATCGCCACCGCCCAGGTCCTCTTAAATACCTATCTCGATATTGGCCTGGAGCATGTGGTGGGAACCCATCTGGCTTTTTTGAATATTCCCAAACAATTTTTATTAGATAGATACTGTGAGGCTCTCCCAAAAAACCGGGTGGTCTTGGAAATTTTGGAGACAGTGGAACCCACCCAGCAAGTCATTGAAGCCATAGCATCCCTCTCTCAGCAGGGCTATACCATTGCCTTGGACGATTTTGTCTTCCATGATCGCTTTCGACCGTTTCTGGAATTGGCCGATATTGTAAAAATCGATGTCTTAGGAAAAAGCTCCGAACAATTACAACAAGAGACTCGGCAAATCCGGGATTACCGCGCGCGTCTTCTCGCCGAAAAAGTGGAGACACGAGAAGCCTTTGAGGCCTGCAAGCAGCTTGGGATGTTTTATTTTCAAGGGTTTTTCTTTTATCGCCCAGATATCATTCGAGGGCGTGAAATTCCGGGAAATCGTATAGCTCTTCTGGAATTATTAGGGAAAATTCAGGACCCGAATATCTCCTTTGAATGTCTGGTCGAATTTATCCGAAACGACCTTTCTTTGAGCTACAAGATTCTTCGATATGTAAATTCGGCCTCTGTCGGACTTCCCAGGCGGGTGGAGTCCATTGAGCAAGCCGCCTGTATGGTAGGCATCGACCGGATACGCACCTGGGCTTCTCTCATTGTGATGGCCATAGGGAAAGACCAACCGATGGAAATGCTGGTGATCGCCTTGGTGCGAGCAAAAATGTGTGAGAGACTAGGACAGCAACTTGGCGCCGATTCCCCGGAAAAATATTTCACCATGGGCCTTCTTTCGGTCTTAGAAGCCTTATACGGATCTTCCATGGAAAAACTGGTCGGCACCCTTCCCCTCCCGGACGACATTCTTGAAGCCTTAATCCTGGAGAAGGGACCAATGGGAGCGGCATTGAGCAGCGTGAAAGCCTACGAGAAAGGCCAGTGGTTAGAACTCAAAAAGCTCCAACTCCCTCCTAGCGCGATTCGAGAATACTATGTGGAAGCCATTGATTGGGCAAACCACTTCTCTCCCATGATTGTTGAGCCAGCTTGA
- a CDS encoding EAL domain-containing protein — MDTKQADQRTLHSENSDGLLLAKPVLNELGCDETSLTQATIMMVDDEATTMDIMRAYLEDADYQHFVLVEDSSQAMKLIEEHRPDILLLDLMMPNVPGFEILRQVRDHPKLKHLPVIILTSSSDAETKLQALDRGATDFLAKPVDPSELKLRVRNTLAARAYQNQLAYYDALTKLPNRSLFLDRLAWFIQRAERHHENLVLLHITLNQFKRLSNTFGPEISDQLITQIAERMSSCMRRSDVFGRGIPDSSELDSLFRVDGDEFSLLCPTMAHAEHATKLASRILKVMESPFNADGTEVYISPSIGIASFPADAEDLTTLIQCAVGASAQANFHGKGGFNFYSSELNAHSLERLRMEADLRHAIEEDQLLLYYQPKVEVKSGDIIGVEALVRWEKPDGTLIFPDQFIPLAEETGLIIPLGEWVLKEACSQLARWQTQGIWIQVAVNVSAKQFNDGYLVDLVRETLQSKGVDAKHLTLELTESLLMGNAEQAVETLNHLMALGPKISMDDFGTGYSSLSYLKRFPIHELKIDRSFLTDITHNPEARALVSAMIYLAHEFSLTVVAEGVEHQEQLDLLTTLNCDQYQGYFFSRPIRPDALSPMLHVEGPSVKA; from the coding sequence ATGGATACAAAACAGGCAGATCAGAGAACACTACATTCTGAAAATAGCGACGGGCTACTTTTGGCTAAACCCGTTCTTAATGAATTGGGATGCGATGAAACCTCGCTGACTCAGGCTACGATCATGATGGTCGACGATGAGGCAACGACCATGGACATCATGCGCGCGTACCTGGAGGATGCTGATTATCAGCATTTTGTGCTCGTGGAAGATTCTTCCCAGGCTATGAAACTCATTGAAGAGCATAGACCTGATATCCTGTTGCTTGATCTGATGATGCCGAACGTCCCGGGATTCGAAATCCTGAGGCAGGTGAGGGACCATCCCAAGCTGAAACATCTTCCTGTCATTATCCTGACCTCTTCCTCCGACGCAGAGACCAAGCTCCAGGCCCTCGACCGGGGTGCCACAGATTTCCTGGCCAAGCCGGTCGATCCCAGTGAATTGAAACTCCGGGTTCGCAACACCCTGGCTGCCCGGGCCTATCAGAACCAACTTGCCTACTATGATGCTTTGACGAAATTGCCGAACCGGAGTTTGTTTCTTGACCGCTTGGCATGGTTTATACAGCGAGCGGAACGCCATCACGAGAACCTGGTGTTGTTGCATATCACACTCAATCAGTTTAAGCGCCTCTCCAATACCTTCGGCCCGGAAATTTCGGATCAGCTCATCACGCAGATCGCGGAGCGGATGAGTTCATGCATGCGCCGATCGGATGTATTTGGGCGAGGAATACCCGATTCAAGTGAATTGGATAGCCTGTTTCGCGTGGATGGGGATGAATTCTCTTTATTGTGTCCGACGATGGCTCATGCGGAACATGCGACGAAGTTAGCCTCCCGTATTCTGAAGGTCATGGAATCTCCGTTCAATGCCGATGGGACCGAGGTCTACATTTCCCCAAGCATCGGTATTGCAAGTTTTCCTGCCGATGCCGAAGATTTGACCACCCTCATCCAATGCGCTGTTGGGGCGAGCGCCCAGGCCAACTTTCATGGAAAGGGAGGTTTCAATTTTTATTCGAGCGAACTCAATGCTCATAGCCTGGAACGCCTGCGAATGGAGGCAGACTTGCGCCATGCCATCGAAGAAGACCAACTCCTGTTGTATTATCAGCCGAAGGTTGAGGTGAAAAGCGGGGACATCATCGGAGTCGAAGCGCTGGTTCGATGGGAAAAACCGGACGGCACCCTCATCTTTCCGGATCAATTCATTCCTTTAGCCGAAGAGACCGGCCTGATCATCCCTTTGGGTGAATGGGTGCTGAAGGAAGCCTGTTCGCAATTGGCACGCTGGCAGACTCAGGGGATATGGATTCAGGTCGCGGTGAATGTATCGGCCAAGCAATTCAATGACGGCTATCTCGTTGATTTGGTAAGGGAGACCTTACAGAGCAAGGGGGTCGATGCAAAGCATTTGACACTCGAGCTGACGGAAAGCCTGTTAATGGGAAATGCTGAGCAGGCCGTGGAGACCTTGAACCACCTGATGGCGTTGGGACCAAAGATCTCTATGGATGACTTCGGGACAGGCTACTCCTCTCTCAGTTATTTGAAACGTTTTCCCATTCACGAGCTGAAGATCGACCGTTCCTTTCTGACTGATATTACCCACAACCCTGAAGCCCGGGCCTTGGTCTCCGCGATGATTTATTTGGCGCATGAGTTTTCCCTGACGGTTGTTGCCGAAGGGGTAGAGCATCAGGAGCAACTTGATCTACTCACTACTCTGAATTGCGACCAATACCAGGGTTATTTCTTTAGCCGCCCTATCCGACCTGACGCTCTGTCTCCGATGCTCCATGTGGAAGGCCCTTCCGTCAAGGCATAA
- a CDS encoding ATP-binding protein, whose product MNILSTKSRLAFGQVSLLVSVLLTASLFGLMPDRTEAIRQGRAALAESIAANGSILITQEDVDRLEGILQLVVDRNADLLSAGLRMESGLRLVTIGDHEQHWRDDNSDYSSNTQVTVAIWEGEDKWGQVELRFRPLSDEGWIGFITGQQTQLLLFVALMCFIGFYLYLGKMLKQLDPSQAVPERVRSALDTMAEGLLVLDNKGQIMLANRAFATLLTSTPEALLGRKVGDFPWSDIEGHPLASGTHPWHIALNSGEAQKNERVRLTLPDNTRLTFMINCSPILGSGAKNVGVLVSFDDVTQLEEAEIELLKSKEEAVAANQAKSAFLANMSHEIRTPMNAILGFTDLLKRGFGRDSIETRKHLEIIHSSGKHLLDLINDILDLSKVESGHLEIERVRFNPYLVIMDVVRVLGVRAHEKGIELELKISDDVPETIIGDPGRIRQIVTNLVGNAVKFTERGAVTVTAHANQVAGDMLQFHIDVADTGIGMNVEATQRIFEDFVQADASVTRKFGGTGLGLAISRKFARALGGDITVDSQPGVGSVFKITLDAGSAVEVAWVTPEQALTIDDSGMMQEHTNWIFPSARILVVDDGPENREFVKVVLEGYGLSIDEAENGLMGVEMAMASEYDIILMDMQMPEIDGLTATRTLRDRGLQIPIISLTANAMKGFERELFDAGFSDYLTKPIDIDRFLAKLAQFLQGQPVGESSRQSVLPESSQHQASTIEDFSPIVSKLGATNPKFANVIARFVNRLSEQLQAMDAAYSNRDMEALAKLAHWLKGAGGTVGFDVLNKPAAELEAAAKAADLAVIEQHLHHLHHLATRIAHGDRGILKPVAVGVPSAGKPVG is encoded by the coding sequence ATGAACATTCTTTCGACAAAATCCCGTCTGGCCTTCGGCCAGGTCAGTCTCCTGGTCAGTGTGTTGCTAACAGCAAGCTTGTTTGGTTTGATGCCGGACCGAACCGAGGCAATTCGCCAGGGACGTGCGGCCTTGGCCGAGTCCATCGCCGCCAACGGCTCAATACTGATCACTCAGGAAGACGTTGACCGCTTGGAAGGAATTTTGCAATTGGTCGTGGACCGAAACGCAGACCTATTGTCTGCCGGACTGCGAATGGAATCGGGGCTTCGGCTTGTCACGATTGGGGACCATGAGCAACATTGGCGGGACGACAATTCGGACTATTCTTCTAATACCCAGGTGACGGTCGCTATTTGGGAAGGGGAGGACAAATGGGGTCAAGTTGAACTGCGATTCAGACCGTTAAGTGACGAAGGCTGGATAGGGTTTATCACCGGGCAACAGACACAACTTCTGCTGTTCGTGGCCCTGATGTGTTTCATCGGCTTTTATTTGTATTTGGGAAAAATGTTGAAGCAACTCGATCCATCACAGGCTGTTCCTGAACGTGTCCGCTCCGCTCTGGACACGATGGCTGAAGGACTTCTGGTGCTCGACAACAAAGGGCAAATCATGCTGGCCAATCGGGCCTTCGCTACCCTGTTGACCTCTACCCCTGAGGCGCTCTTGGGTCGCAAAGTCGGGGATTTTCCCTGGTCTGATATCGAAGGCCATCCGTTGGCATCAGGGACCCACCCCTGGCATATCGCATTGAATTCGGGAGAGGCTCAAAAGAACGAACGTGTCCGATTGACCCTGCCCGACAACACACGGCTGACTTTCATGATTAACTGCTCCCCTATCCTTGGCAGCGGAGCCAAAAATGTCGGCGTTCTGGTCAGCTTTGACGACGTGACGCAATTAGAAGAAGCCGAAATCGAGTTACTGAAGTCCAAAGAGGAGGCCGTTGCGGCCAATCAGGCCAAGAGCGCCTTCCTGGCCAATATGAGTCATGAGATCCGCACGCCGATGAATGCGATCCTGGGTTTCACAGACCTGCTCAAACGTGGCTTCGGACGTGACTCCATTGAAACCCGTAAACACCTCGAGATCATCCATTCCAGTGGGAAACATTTGCTTGACCTCATAAACGATATTTTGGATCTCTCAAAGGTCGAGTCGGGGCATCTGGAGATCGAACGGGTACGATTCAATCCCTATCTCGTGATCATGGATGTCGTCAGGGTCCTGGGGGTAAGGGCTCACGAAAAGGGCATTGAACTCGAACTCAAGATATCGGATGACGTGCCGGAGACCATTATCGGCGACCCGGGCAGGATACGTCAGATTGTCACCAACCTCGTGGGGAACGCGGTGAAATTCACTGAGCGCGGCGCGGTCACGGTGACCGCGCACGCCAATCAGGTGGCCGGAGATATGCTCCAATTCCATATCGATGTCGCAGATACCGGTATCGGCATGAATGTGGAAGCCACTCAGCGAATTTTTGAAGATTTTGTCCAGGCCGATGCCTCGGTGACCAGAAAATTTGGTGGAACCGGCCTTGGATTAGCTATCAGCCGCAAGTTCGCACGCGCCTTGGGTGGGGATATTACGGTGGACAGTCAGCCGGGAGTCGGCAGTGTATTCAAGATCACACTGGATGCCGGCAGTGCGGTGGAAGTGGCCTGGGTCACACCCGAGCAGGCCTTAACGATCGACGATTCGGGCATGATGCAGGAACACACCAACTGGATCTTTCCATCGGCCAGGATCCTGGTCGTAGACGATGGGCCGGAAAACCGCGAATTCGTGAAGGTGGTCCTGGAGGGTTATGGTCTGAGCATCGACGAAGCGGAAAATGGTTTGATGGGAGTGGAGATGGCTATGGCCAGCGAGTATGACATCATTCTCATGGACATGCAGATGCCTGAGATAGACGGGCTCACCGCCACTCGCACGTTACGCGACAGAGGCCTGCAGATCCCCATCATTTCGCTCACCGCCAACGCCATGAAAGGCTTCGAGCGAGAGTTATTTGATGCCGGATTTTCCGACTATCTCACCAAACCCATAGACATCGACCGGTTCCTCGCTAAATTGGCTCAGTTCCTCCAAGGTCAACCAGTCGGTGAATCGTCCAGGCAATCGGTCCTGCCGGAGTCCTCGCAACATCAAGCCTCAACGATAGAGGATTTCTCACCCATTGTTTCCAAGTTAGGGGCAACCAACCCGAAATTCGCCAACGTAATTGCCCGTTTTGTGAATCGGCTGAGTGAACAATTGCAGGCGATGGATGCTGCTTACTCGAACCGGGATATGGAGGCCTTGGCCAAGCTGGCTCATTGGCTGAAGGGTGCGGGTGGCACCGTGGGATTCGATGTGTTGAACAAGCCGGCTGCTGAACTGGAAGCTGCGGCCAAGGCTGCCGACCTGGCAGTCATTGAACAGCACCTTCACCACCTTCACCATCTGGCGACACGCATAGCTCATGGGGATCGGGGCATCCTTAAGCCAGTGGCAGTGGGAGTGCCCTCTGCCGGCAAACCTGTCGGATAA